The Agrococcus carbonis genome has a window encoding:
- a CDS encoding zinc-dependent alcohol dehydrogenase translates to MRALTWQSKRTVTVEEVPDPRIEQPTDVVIRVTSTAICGSDLHLYELFAPFLKRGDILGHEPMGIVEEVGAAVTRLQVGDRVVIPFVIACGECFMCEKGLTTQCETTQNRHSGTGASLYGYTSLYGSVPGGQAERLRVPYADFNATKVGTELADDRYLFLSDVLPTAWQGVAYAGLEPGDTLAVMGLGPVGQFVARIGRHLGHRVLAVEPVPERRAMAERYGVETLDMDDATDALRDLTDGRGPDAIVDAVGMEAHGSPGAATAQQLVGALPDLLAKPMMRHAGLDRLSALHTAFDAVRRGGTVSLSGVYVGSADPTPMMTLFDKQITLRMGQCNVQSWRDELLPLVEDPADPLGTGDLTTHLVPLEEAPEYYETFQKKEDGCIKVVLQP, encoded by the coding sequence ATGCGAGCACTCACCTGGCAGTCCAAGCGCACCGTGACCGTGGAAGAGGTGCCCGATCCGCGCATCGAGCAGCCCACCGACGTCGTGATCCGCGTCACCTCGACCGCGATCTGCGGCTCCGACCTCCACCTCTACGAGCTCTTCGCGCCCTTCCTGAAGCGCGGCGACATCCTCGGGCACGAGCCGATGGGCATCGTCGAGGAGGTCGGCGCCGCGGTGACCCGGCTGCAGGTCGGCGACCGGGTCGTCATCCCCTTCGTGATCGCGTGCGGCGAGTGCTTCATGTGCGAGAAGGGGCTCACGACCCAGTGCGAGACGACCCAGAACCGCCACTCCGGCACGGGTGCGTCCCTCTACGGCTACACGTCGCTCTACGGCTCGGTGCCGGGCGGCCAGGCCGAGCGGCTCCGCGTCCCCTATGCCGACTTCAACGCGACGAAGGTCGGCACGGAGCTCGCCGACGACCGCTACCTCTTCCTCAGCGACGTCCTCCCCACCGCGTGGCAGGGCGTCGCGTACGCGGGGCTCGAGCCGGGCGACACGCTCGCCGTCATGGGCCTCGGTCCCGTCGGGCAGTTCGTCGCCCGGATCGGGCGGCACCTCGGCCACCGCGTGCTCGCCGTCGAGCCGGTGCCCGAGCGCCGGGCGATGGCCGAGCGGTACGGCGTCGAGACGCTCGACATGGACGATGCGACCGATGCGCTGCGCGACCTCACGGACGGCCGCGGCCCCGACGCGATCGTCGACGCCGTCGGCATGGAGGCGCACGGCTCGCCCGGCGCGGCGACCGCGCAGCAGCTCGTGGGCGCGCTGCCCGACCTGCTCGCGAAGCCGATGATGCGGCACGCGGGCCTCGACCGGCTCTCCGCGCTCCACACCGCCTTCGACGCGGTGCGCCGCGGCGGCACGGTGTCGCTCTCGGGGGTCTACGTCGGCTCCGCCGACCCGACGCCGATGATGACGCTGTTCGACAAGCAGATCACGCTGCGGATGGGGCAGTGCAACGTGCAGTCGTGGCGCGACGAGCTGCTGCCCCTCGTCGAGGACCCCGCCGACCCCCTCGGCACGGGCGACCTCACGACGCACCTCGTGCCGCTCGAGGAGGCGCCGGAGTACTACGAGACGTTCCAGAAGAAGGAGGACGGCTGCATCAAGGTCGTGCTCCAGCCCTGA
- a CDS encoding FhaA domain-containing protein — MGFLDSIERGLEKAVNGAFAKTFRSGVEPVEIASALKRELDTQASVVSRDRILVPNRLTVRLAPSDFQRLRRLGDALLDELTSTVQAHARQSGYSFPGPIDLGLEPDERMTTGMLEIASDSEVGEVVWTAVVDIKGKRHRLRRGRTVIGRGSDADITVDDAGASRRHAEIIWDGTRAQVTDLGSTNGTTLNGRALKSALLEPDSIIDIGATRIVYRLLAQSKEQP, encoded by the coding sequence ATGGGATTCCTGGATTCGATCGAGCGCGGACTCGAGAAGGCGGTCAACGGCGCCTTCGCGAAGACGTTCCGATCCGGCGTCGAGCCCGTCGAGATCGCCAGCGCACTCAAGCGCGAGCTCGACACCCAGGCGTCGGTCGTCTCGCGCGACCGGATCCTGGTGCCGAACCGCCTCACCGTGCGGCTCGCCCCCTCCGACTTCCAGCGGCTGCGGCGCCTCGGCGACGCGCTGCTCGACGAGCTCACGAGCACGGTGCAGGCGCACGCCCGCCAGTCGGGCTACTCCTTCCCCGGCCCGATCGACCTCGGCCTCGAGCCCGACGAGCGGATGACGACGGGGATGCTCGAGATCGCCTCCGACTCGGAGGTCGGCGAGGTCGTGTGGACCGCGGTCGTCGACATCAAGGGCAAGCGCCACCGGCTGCGGCGCGGCCGCACCGTCATCGGCCGCGGCTCGGACGCCGACATCACGGTCGACGACGCGGGCGCCTCGCGCCGACACGCCGAGATCATCTGGGACGGCACGCGCGCACAGGTGACCGATCTCGGCTCCACCAACGGCACGACGCTCAACGGGCGTGCGCTCAAGAGCGCCCTCCTCGAGCCCGACTCGATCATCGACATCGGCGCGACGCGCATCGTCTATCGCCTGCTGGCCCAGTCGAAGGAGCAGCCGTGA
- the mgtE gene encoding magnesium transporter — translation MTDPQPRSAALARVDRAFESDDLAGLAEAAAELPAADLVAALGRLSVKRGAVLYRLLPRPVALEVFEALPPSLQRDLVAGLQREEVAAVFADLDPERRVPLLDELPATVAQRLLRGLPDDERERTAVVLGYPKGSVGRRMSGGLVTLRGGMRAAEALDRARALPAEVELAAALPVVDDERRVLGVVRLGDLLRADADEPVSALMRGTTTARTTDDAEEVARRCTDRGRRAMPIVDAERRLVGILPLEAAVRILAEEESEDAARQGGAEPLRRPYLSTPVRSLVRSRVVWLLVLAIGATLTVQVLEVFETTIEQVTVLALFVPLLIGTGGNTGNQAATTVTRALALDEVQPRDVLRVLARELRVGALLGLLLGAIGWAVTSLVYDPSVGLVIGLTLLAVCTLAASIGGVMPIVARAVRVDPAVFSNPFITTFVDAAGLVVYFLIARAVLQL, via the coding sequence GTGACCGATCCGCAGCCTCGCAGCGCCGCCCTCGCGCGCGTCGACCGCGCGTTCGAGTCCGACGACCTCGCCGGCCTCGCCGAGGCGGCCGCCGAGCTGCCCGCCGCCGACCTCGTCGCCGCGCTGGGCCGGCTCTCGGTGAAGCGCGGCGCCGTGCTCTACCGCCTGCTCCCCCGCCCCGTCGCGCTCGAGGTGTTCGAGGCGCTGCCGCCGAGCCTGCAGCGCGATCTCGTCGCGGGCCTGCAGCGCGAGGAGGTCGCAGCGGTCTTCGCTGACCTCGATCCCGAGCGGCGCGTGCCGCTGCTCGACGAGCTGCCGGCGACGGTCGCGCAGCGGCTCCTGCGGGGGCTCCCCGACGACGAGCGCGAGCGCACCGCCGTCGTGCTCGGCTACCCGAAGGGCTCGGTCGGACGGCGGATGAGCGGCGGGCTCGTCACCCTGCGCGGCGGGATGCGCGCGGCAGAGGCGCTCGATCGCGCCCGCGCGCTCCCGGCCGAGGTCGAGCTCGCCGCCGCCCTGCCCGTCGTCGACGACGAGCGCCGCGTGCTCGGGGTCGTGCGGCTCGGCGACCTGCTGCGGGCCGACGCCGACGAGCCCGTCAGCGCCCTCATGCGGGGGACGACCACCGCGCGCACGACGGACGACGCCGAGGAGGTCGCGCGCCGCTGCACCGATCGCGGGCGGCGGGCGATGCCGATCGTCGACGCCGAGCGGCGGCTCGTCGGCATCCTCCCCCTCGAGGCCGCCGTGCGCATCCTCGCCGAGGAGGAGAGCGAGGACGCCGCGCGCCAGGGCGGCGCCGAGCCGCTCCGCCGCCCCTACCTCTCGACCCCCGTCCGCAGCCTCGTGCGCTCCCGGGTCGTCTGGCTGCTCGTGCTCGCGATCGGCGCGACGCTCACCGTGCAGGTGCTCGAGGTCTTCGAGACGACGATCGAGCAGGTGACGGTGCTCGCGCTCTTCGTGCCGCTGCTCATCGGCACGGGCGGCAACACGGGCAACCAGGCGGCGACGACCGTCACCAGAGCCCTCGCCCTCGACGAGGTGCAGCCCCGCGACGTGCTGCGCGTGCTCGCCCGCGAGCTGCGCGTCGGCGCGCTGCTGGGCCTCCTGCTCGGCGCCATCGGCTGGGCGGTCACGAGCCTCGTCTACGACCCGTCGGTCGGCCTCGTCATCGGGCTGACGCTCCTGGCGGTCTGCACGCTCGCGGCGAGCATCGGCGGCGTCATGCCGATCGTGGCGCGCGCCGTGCGCGTCGACCCGGCGGTGTTCTCGAACCCGTTCATCACGACGTTCGTGGATGCGGCGGGCCTCGTCGTCTACTTCCTGATCGCACGCGCGGTGCTGCAGCTCTGA